The DNA window CATCCCACTGGTGATCGGGCTCACCTGGTGGGGCGGGACGCGCGACTACGATTTCCTCGCGGAGCCCAGTGCTACCCAGATCGAGATCGCCAAGGCACGGGCCACCCAGGAACTTGCCCGTCCTGCCGATCTCTTCGGAGTGGAATCTCCGGCCGCCGAGCCCGGCATGGCCCACAAGCCGCCGAAGCCCCCACCCGCCCCGAAGCCCAAAGCGCCCCCGATCGAAGTCGGCGACCTCGACCAAGTGCCCCCCCTCAATGCATGGCGTGATCGCAAGGATGTCCCCGCCGGTTCGTTCATCGAGCTGGCATCACGACTCGAGGCCGAAGCAAAACTCGCATGGGCCCGCGTCGCGTGGGAGCGGGTGCTGGACACCAGCCTGCCCAACGATGAGGAACTCGATGCCGCGCTGAATGGCGTGCGCCGGATCCGGGCCACCATTCCGCACGACGAGACCGCGGCCGAGGATGCCCCGCTGCTGACCTTGCGGATCGAAACCCCGAAAGACCGCAGTGAGCTGACAAAGCAAGCTGCCAAGCTGGCCGTCGAAACTCTCAAGCAGGCTTCGGATCACCTGGTTCGGTTTGAGCCCGAGGTCGTCGCCACAACCGGCGGCGATACCCCCCAACTTGTCGTGAGCATCGTGGCGAAGGGATCGGATGACCCTCCCCCGTCGGTCACGCGGCAGGCCCCCTCGAGCGTCGACGGACTCCAGTCAGGCATCCTCGTCGCCGCTTTCAAGCTGGTCGCATCGTCCTTGGCGGTCTCGGATGAACTCCGGCCCATCAGCTCTCCGTCGCAGGGAGAACCCCCGATGGAGGCACTTTCCACCCGGATCACGAGATTGGCATGGCGGGAGTTCGGCGATCGTGCGACCGCCGAGTAACGCCCCACGGATCGGCCCCTCAGCGCATCCTGAATGTGGGCCTTATCAAAATGTCGGCGATTCCTGCCTAAGACACGACTGGACGGAACCGTTCTTCCGGCGTTCCCTAGTGCACGAAGTGAGATTGCTCTGGCTGACCCTTCCCCTACTCGCCCTCGTCGCCTCCGGTGCCGAGCCGGTGGAGCGTGCCCCGGTAGAACCGAAGAGCCTTCCGGCGCCCGATCAGAAGGTCGAGCCTGCCAAGCCGGCCATCGAGCGGCTGGAAGACGGCCGGATGAAAGTGGGCGAGGTAACCTTCGACCCGAAGACCCGTGAAATCCGTTTCCCTGCCGAAGTCAACATGACCGAGGGGCTGCTCGAGTTCTTTGTCGTTCACCGCAATGGCAAGGTCCACGAGTCACTGCTGCTCTCCGACATTTCGGCGACCAACCTCAACATCGCCTTCAAACTCCTCAAGTACAAGGCATCTCGCGAGCTTTACGTAAAAGTCGAGGAAGACGGCAGCCTTTCGAACGAGTTCGAGGAGGCCACCCCGGAGGAGAAGAAGGAGTCCCGTCTGAAGCTGCTGGTCGAGTGGAAGGACGGCGAGGAAACCAAGAGCGTATCCGCCAACGACCTGATCGCCCACGCCGCTACCGAGAAGGCGATGCCGAAATCCCCTTGGGTCTACGGCGGATCCTTTGTTTACGACGGCAAGTTTGTGGCCGAGACTTCAGGAGACCTGATGGCCATTTTCCTGAGCAATTCCGCCCTGATCAATTTCTCCGGTGAGGACAACGAGCTCGACGACGTATGGCTCCCTCACCCGACCCGTGTTCCCGCTCAGGGAACGAAGGTCACCGTCCTGATCCAACCCTACGAACCATGAAGAAGTTCCAAACCACCGCGACCCTGATCCTGACCGCCGTCACGCTGGGCGGTGCCTCCGCTCAGGACGCCCCGCCAAATCCGTATCTGTCGCTGCAGAACGAGATGAAGCAGTCGATCGCCCGCGGCAATGCGTGGCTCGCCGAGCAGCAGAACGAGAAGGGCTACTGGGGTGACCCGGGCCTTCCGGCCGTCACGGCTCTCGCCCTGACCGCAGCGGTGCGCGATCCCTCGCTCGACCTCTCCAAACCGTTCCCGGAGCACATTGAGAAGGGCTTCCAATGGCTGCTCTCCCAGCAGAAGGAGGACGGCGGCATCTACAATCGTGGTCTCGCGGTCTACAACACCGCCACCGCAGTCACCGCTCTCACCGCCGCCGCGCGCGACGTCTACGAACCGGCGATCGTGAAGGGCCGGAATTACCTGATCTCGCAGCAGTGGGACATCGACAAGCCGAAGGAAACCGACAACCCGAACGACGGCGGGATCGGCTACGGTTCGAGCAATGACCACTCCGACCTCTCGAACACCTACCTCGCGATTGAGGCCCTCCGCCTTTCGCGCCAGGTGATCGAGGACGGCAAGCACGGCGAGCAGCCCGAACTCGACTGGGATGCCGCAATCACCTTCCTTTCCCGCTGCCAGAACCTGACCGAGACCAACGACCAGGAATGGGCGTCGGACGACCCGAAGAACAAGGGTGGCTTCATCTACAATCCGGAGAGCTCCAAAGCGGGCGAGGACGACCTCGGCAACGGCCAGATCGCGCTCCGCTCCTACGGTTCGATCTCCTACGCCGGCCTGCTCTCGCTAATCTACGCCAAGCTCGAACCGACCGACCCCCGCGTCGTTGCCGTGAAAGAGTGGCTGGGCAAGAACTACACCATCGATGAGAACCCGGGCATGGGAGCCCAAGGCCTCTATTACTACTACCAGGCAATGTCGAAGGCACTTTCCGCCGCGGGCATTGACCGGTTGCCGCTGGAGAACGGCAAGACCGCCGACTGGCGCAAGGACCTCGGCGGCAAGTTGCTCAGCCTCCAACGCGAGAACGGCTCATGGGTCAACGACAACGCGCGCTGGATGGAGTCCGACGCGATGCTTGTCTCGGCCTACACGCTCATGGCGCTCGAGCAGGTCTACTTCTCGATCCCCGGCAAGCCCTGACCCCGTTCGACGCGCTTCATCTGATCTGAAGGGCGAACGGCCGGTGATCGGACGACACCCTGTCTTCGATCACCCTGACCTTTCCGACCACGCGCAGTCCCTTGACCAGCGCGTGGTCGATTTCCTTTACGGGCGCTGTCGAAGAATAGGTAAAGCCCGGGGCCTCCTTCTGCGCCGTCTTCCAGTCTTCGTTAAAGACCGCCAATGGTTGGGAACCCGGGATATCGTTGAAGTCGCCACAGAGAATCACTTTCGGGGATTCCTCCAGAGCGCTGGCCAGAAACTTTGCTTGGGCGATTCGCCGACCGTCGTCCTGATGGTCGAGATGAACGCTGACGATGCTCAGCTTCCGGTCGCCGTCGCGAACCGTCACCTCAAGCGCGATCCGCGGCTCGCCTTCACCCGGCAGCCGATGCACCCGATGCGACACCACCGGTAGCCGGCTGAGAACCGCGAGCCCATACTCGCCTCCTCCGAAATCCATCGCCTTGCCGAAAACCGGAGTCAGCCCGGTCAACCTGCCCAGCTCGACGGCCTGATCGACCTTGCCGCTGCGGCCACAGAGCTTGTCGACCTCCTGCAAGGCCACCAGGTCGGCCTTCTCCTCGGTGATTCTTTGGGCAATCCGCTCGAGGTCCGTCTTCCGGTCCATGCCCTGCCCGTGATGGATGTTCCAGCACATCACCCGCAGGGGTTCCGCGAGCACCATCGGCGAAGCGAAAAGCAACAAAAGCAGCGCCAACCTCATGCCGGAATCCTACGCTTGCCCTGCATCCGACTTCTCGCTTTTCCCGGAATCATCTGCTAGAAAGAACCGCCATGACCCTTGCCAGCAAGATCACGATCAGCCGAATCCTGCTGGTTCCGGTGTTCGCCACGCTGGCGATTTACTACGGCATCAGCGTCGAGGAGGGGCATCCGGAGGAGTGGCTCCGGTGGTCCGCCCTCGCCGTGTTCATCATCGCCTCGGCCAGCGACGGCCTCGACGGATGGATCGCCCGGCGCTTCAACCAGCGCTCCCACTTCGGCGCCGTCATCGACCCGATTGCCGACAAGGCCCTTCTGCTGACGGGCATCATCACGCTCAGCGCCGTCGACTGGGGCGCCGACGGGTGGAGCATTCCGCTGTGGTTCGCGGCGCTGGTGATCGTCCGCGACATCATCATCCTCGGCGGACTGGCGATTATCCACTTCGTGAACCATGAGATGCACCACGCGCCGCACTGGACCGGCAAGGTTTGCACCTTCGCCCAGATGTTCACACTCGGCTGGGTGATGCTCAAGGTCGTCCCGTTCTCGCCGATGTATCCCTGCATCTTCGCGGCGGTTTTCACGGTCTGGTCAGGCTACATCTACCTGCGCGCCGGCATCCGCCAGTTGCAGGAGTCGCCGAAGAGCCATCCGGGCTCCCACCCGTGATCCCAAATACCGCAATTATCCAATTCCCAATTGCGCTCCGCTCCCTGAGCCTCCCCGCATGCCCACGGTCGCCATCGTCGGTCGCCCCAACGTCGGGAAGTCCGCCCTCTTCAACCGCCTCGCCAAGCGGAGGATCGCGATTGTCCACGATCAGCCGGGGGTGACCCGTGACCGGCTATCCGCCCCCTGCCTCGCCACCGAGCACCGGTGCACGATCATCGACACCGGCGGGATCGGTGCCACGCTGGATGACGGGTTTGCCGCCCAGGTCACGCTGGAGGCCGACATCGCGATCCAGACGGCCGACCTCATCCTGTTCGTGGTCGATGCCCAGGAAGGCCTGACCCCGATCGACCAGGCACTCGCTCAGAAGCTCCGCAAGGCTGGCATCCCGGTCGTTCTGGTCGTCAACAAGGTCGACGACAAGAAGCACGAGAACGCCTTTGCCGACATGAGCGGACTCGGACTCGGAGACGGCTTCGCGGTTTCCGCAGAGCACGGAAAAGGCATGGGCAAGCTCGCCGGCGAAATCGACCGCCAGATCGAACCGCTGGCCGGCGAGATCGAGGAAGCCGTCGAGGAGGCCGTGGAAAGCGGGATCCGGCTCGCCATCATCGGCAAGCCGAACGCCGGCAAGTCCTCGCTCGTGAACGCGATCCTCAAGGATGACCGGACGATCGTTTCCGACATCGCCGGCACCACGCGCGACGCAATCGACCTGCCCTACGAGTTTGGCGGCGAACGCTTCACGCTGATCGACACGGCCGGACTTCGCCAGCGGTCCCGGCGAGATTCTTCGGTCGAGGTGTTCTCCGCGATGCGGACCGAGAAGGCGATCCGACGCTGCGACCTGTGCGTGCTGGTCATCGACCTTGCCTCGGGTGTCAGCGCCCAGGATCGCAAGATCGCACAGGTCGTCCTCAAGGAAAAGAAGCCGTGCATGATCGTCCTCAACAAGTTCGATCTCTTCCACCCGGGCGCCCCGCTCAAGGAGCGCAAGAAGGAAGCGGAGTCGCAGGTCCGCCGCGAACTGTTCTTCCTCAGCTACGCGCCGTTCGTTTGCGTGTCCGCTAAGGAAGGCACTGCGATCCCCCAGATCTTCAAGCAGATCCTCGCGATCCGCGACTCGGCCCAGAAGGTGCCGAGCACCGGTACACTAAACCGCTTCCTGCACCAGGCCTTCGAAACCAACCCTCCGCCCACCGTTGGCAAAGGCACGCGCAGGCTGAAGCTCTATTACGCCACCAGCGCGGTCAATGAGCGCTACCGAACCGTGCCTGTTCCGACCTTCGTACTGTTCGTCAACGACAAGACCCTGATGAGCTCCAGCTACGAGCAGTATCTGTCGAACCGGCTCCGCGAGTCGAATCCGGCACCGGGCGTTCCCGTCGTGTTCTCCGTCCGCTCCCGGCGCCGCGAGGAGCGGAACTACCGCTGAAGCTCCGCAATCACGACGGAGTTCTCCGGACCGCGCGAACCCACTCGCGCAAGGGCGGCTACGGAAGACGTGCGACTGGGCTGGCGCGGTCCGAACCCTCCGCCCACCCACATTTTCGGAACAAATTCCCTGCCCACCCGGCAGTATCCGTGCTTTGAAAGGTCCAGCACGATGGCCCTTCTCGACGTTCAGAACCTCACCACCCGCTTCCACACCCGCAACGGCGTCGTTCATGCGGTCGAAGACGTCTCCTTCAAGGTCAAGGCAGGCGAAACGCTCGGAATCGTCGGGGAGTCGGGATCCGGGAAATCGGTGACCTGCTACTCGTTGCTCGGCCTGATTCCACAGCCTCCAGGCCGGATTCACTCGGGTAAGGCGATCTTTGACGGCGTCGACCTCCTGCAGGCCAGGGAGCGCGAACTGCGTGGCATCCGCGGCAAACGGATCTCGATGATCTTCCAGGATCCG is part of the Haloferula helveola genome and encodes:
- a CDS encoding YdjY domain-containing protein; amino-acid sequence: MRLLWLTLPLLALVASGAEPVERAPVEPKSLPAPDQKVEPAKPAIERLEDGRMKVGEVTFDPKTREIRFPAEVNMTEGLLEFFVVHRNGKVHESLLLSDISATNLNIAFKLLKYKASRELYVKVEEDGSLSNEFEEATPEEKKESRLKLLVEWKDGEETKSVSANDLIAHAATEKAMPKSPWVYGGSFVYDGKFVAETSGDLMAIFLSNSALINFSGEDNELDDVWLPHPTRVPAQGTKVTVLIQPYEP
- a CDS encoding prenyltransferase/squalene oxidase repeat-containing protein, producing MKKFQTTATLILTAVTLGGASAQDAPPNPYLSLQNEMKQSIARGNAWLAEQQNEKGYWGDPGLPAVTALALTAAVRDPSLDLSKPFPEHIEKGFQWLLSQQKEDGGIYNRGLAVYNTATAVTALTAAARDVYEPAIVKGRNYLISQQWDIDKPKETDNPNDGGIGYGSSNDHSDLSNTYLAIEALRLSRQVIEDGKHGEQPELDWDAAITFLSRCQNLTETNDQEWASDDPKNKGGFIYNPESSKAGEDDLGNGQIALRSYGSISYAGLLSLIYAKLEPTDPRVVAVKEWLGKNYTIDENPGMGAQGLYYYYQAMSKALSAAGIDRLPLENGKTADWRKDLGGKLLSLQRENGSWVNDNARWMESDAMLVSAYTLMALEQVYFSIPGKP
- a CDS encoding endonuclease/exonuclease/phosphatase family protein; the encoded protein is MRLALLLLLFASPMVLAEPLRVMCWNIHHGQGMDRKTDLERIAQRITEEKADLVALQEVDKLCGRSGKVDQAVELGRLTGLTPVFGKAMDFGGGEYGLAVLSRLPVVSHRVHRLPGEGEPRIALEVTVRDGDRKLSIVSVHLDHQDDGRRIAQAKFLASALEESPKVILCGDFNDIPGSQPLAVFNEDWKTAQKEAPGFTYSSTAPVKEIDHALVKGLRVVGKVRVIEDRVSSDHRPFALQIR
- a CDS encoding CDP-alcohol phosphatidyltransferase family protein, with the protein product MTLASKITISRILLVPVFATLAIYYGISVEEGHPEEWLRWSALAVFIIASASDGLDGWIARRFNQRSHFGAVIDPIADKALLLTGIITLSAVDWGADGWSIPLWFAALVIVRDIIILGGLAIIHFVNHEMHHAPHWTGKVCTFAQMFTLGWVMLKVVPFSPMYPCIFAAVFTVWSGYIYLRAGIRQLQESPKSHPGSHP
- the der gene encoding ribosome biogenesis GTPase Der; the encoded protein is MPTVAIVGRPNVGKSALFNRLAKRRIAIVHDQPGVTRDRLSAPCLATEHRCTIIDTGGIGATLDDGFAAQVTLEADIAIQTADLILFVVDAQEGLTPIDQALAQKLRKAGIPVVLVVNKVDDKKHENAFADMSGLGLGDGFAVSAEHGKGMGKLAGEIDRQIEPLAGEIEEAVEEAVESGIRLAIIGKPNAGKSSLVNAILKDDRTIVSDIAGTTRDAIDLPYEFGGERFTLIDTAGLRQRSRRDSSVEVFSAMRTEKAIRRCDLCVLVIDLASGVSAQDRKIAQVVLKEKKPCMIVLNKFDLFHPGAPLKERKKEAESQVRRELFFLSYAPFVCVSAKEGTAIPQIFKQILAIRDSAQKVPSTGTLNRFLHQAFETNPPPTVGKGTRRLKLYYATSAVNERYRTVPVPTFVLFVNDKTLMSSSYEQYLSNRLRESNPAPGVPVVFSVRSRRREERNYR